A region of Carassius auratus strain Wakin chromosome 11, ASM336829v1, whole genome shotgun sequence DNA encodes the following proteins:
- the ncoa3 gene encoding LOW QUALITY PROTEIN: nuclear receptor coactivator 3 (The sequence of the model RefSeq protein was modified relative to this genomic sequence to represent the inferred CDS: inserted 1 base in 1 codon; deleted 2 bases in 1 codon) codes for MSGVGENSLEPLCSDRKRKLSTCDTPGQGCDKRRREQESKYIEELAELISANLSDIDSFNVKPDKCAILKETVRQIRQIKEQGKSSCGNDDVQKADVSSTGQGVIDKDHLGPLLLQALDGFLFVVSREGSIVFVSDNVTQYLQYKQEELINTSIYNILHEEDRDELHKNLPKNNGPNSVSWGGDASRQKSHTFNCRMLVKFGHGGPGGEDGTGGPRYETMQCFALTQPKAMMEEGEDLQSCMICVARRVTAVERTERFSTRHELTGKLIEIEQQSLLNTTMRPGWEDLVRRCMQMFLHRSEGQPWSYKRHYHEAYVHGRAETPLYRFSLSDGTPVTAQTRSELCRNPVTNDPVTFLSTHLLQREQNGYRPNQGGVMRSVMSNANPNAQMGMGNTRGYGMNEQGHMGPRGGAMYGPGNRMNQMNPMHQMNQMNQMNSMNQMNMNQMNCMNQMSTMNQMNSMNQMGHPGMNQHQQGQFHGGGYGMGMTSPSQGSPGMNPAQQNLMGSPRIRGSPKMGASPFSPGGMHSPMGSVGMGGSGGSSGPSVGNTFSNSSLNALQAISEGVGSSLPSALNSPAHKSDSSPSINSTQSSQQSHTGISKPTAGDSKSPSGAHSTGLEQQQASSSEATDKPDSQSSKDGSTAAEANRRVPDGKGHKKLLQLLTSPTEEIGIGSGGPVPGRASTPMGPDSKEAGSGMMSPSSTGVSSSSGNNVNQQGSGGVSSTACPGGQHGSHTLQEKHKILHKLLQNGNTPDEVARITAEATGKASLGSEVPGADGRNLDLKQEQHSPKEGKKPQALLHYLLNKDDSKEPNAAEVKPKLEELEGRGVTGGQGSGVTTSNSNSQEGKVKIEPPDELDNLESILGGLRNSGSGMFADSGTGGTEGGNKQGNGPNSTAHDREGVGMGSGQRVPFQRAVSVDGKPLSGPGMTGRRSAPSSLVKQEHTDTLIGMGGPNRPMGMPNRPPMAGAGDWGMSGSGSPVGHPGMGRTGIDHNPKSMMGGPMVNRSNSVPATRSMLQQQLMDMGPYDVGMGMNSFSGQAPPPQSPSWPDSGMGMEGAQNANRLPFNNSLDDLLVPPSTTEGQSDERALLDQLDSLLNNTDVIALEEIDRALGIPDLINQGHSSDQPPPTDPFSGPCPGPDSSVGMDPKGMYGQGYPGPPSMGMQGGYGRGPNPGPGPGPMPGQTGPGFNPMMSPMNQQGGFPGMGGMGAMHPRANMTRPRMGNPTRYQLQQRLQGQQFLNQSRQGMGMRPDNNPAGNPGMRPTMQPGMGGQPGFLNAQMMAQRSREMMNLQTEMRRQRMMMMMQQQQQQVAAGGFSPPPNVTAPTVMDNPMGGPPMTQPGQQXFNYGGSYGMGQQGDPSFVGTGSSPPNNMMSGRMGGPQNPMMQQHPQSNPMYQSAEMKGWGQGPMPMNNSYSQQQYPQQGAPGQYGGMMMNGSMQGGVNGNGAGQMPPMQGQMGMNAMGMGRMPMGPDQKYC; via the exons ATGAGCGGAGTGGGTGAGAACTCACTGGAGCCATTGTGCTCGGACCGAAAGCGCAAACTCTCCACATGTGACACACCAGGACAAGG ATGTGATAAGCGCAGGAGGGAACAGGAGAGCAAGTATATCGAGGAGCTGGCCGAACTCATTTCGGCCAACCTTAGTGACATCGACAGCTTCAATGTCAAACCAGACAAATGTGCCATCCTTAAAGAGACAGTGCGCCAGATACGACAGATCAAAGAGCAAG GTAAAAGCTCATGTGGTAATGATGATGTCCAGAAGGCGGATGTGTCCTCTACCGGTCAAGGGGTCATCGACAAGGACCATCTGGGTCCTCTGTTGCTGCAG GCTCTGGATGGGTTTTTGTTTGTGGTGAGTCGTGAAGGCAGCATCGTGTTTGTGTCAGATAATGTGACTCAGTACTTGCAGTATAAACAGGAGGAACTGATTAACACCAGCATCTACAACATACTGCATGAGGAAGACAGAGACGAACTGCATAAAAACCTGCCCAAAAACAATG GTCCCAACAGTGTGTCATGGGGCGGTGATGCCTCCCGTCAGAAGAGTCACACGTTTAACTGTCGAATGCTGGTGAAGTTTGGCCATGGAGGTCCTGGAGGTGAAGATGGCACCGGTGGGCCTCGCTACGAGACCATGCAATGTTTCGCTCTCACACAGCCTAAAGCAATGATGGAGGAAGGGGAAG atctGCAGTCTTGTATGATTTGTGTAGCACGGAGAGTGACGGCAGTGGAGAGGACAGAACGATTCAGTACTAGACACGAACTGACAG GTAAACTGATCGAGATCGAGCAGCAGAGCCTGTTGAACACCACCATGCGTCCTGGCTGGGAGGATTTAGTGCGCAGGTGTATGCAGATGTTCCTGCATCGCAGTGAGGGTCAGCCCTGGTCCTACAAGAGACACTATCATGAAG CATATGTTCATGGTAGAGCAGAGACTCCACTCTATCGGTTCTCGTTGTCAGATGGCACTCCAGTAACAGCACAAACGCGCAGTGAGCTCTGCCGAAACCCTGTCACCAATGACCCGGTCACTTTCCTCTCTACTCATCTTCTGCAGAG GGAGCAAAATGGATACCGACCTAATCAGGGTGGTGTAATGCGTTCAGTTATGAGCAATGCCAATCCGAATGCCCAGATGGGCATGGGCAATACCAGAGGCTATGGCATGAATGAGCAAGGTCACATGGGACCCAGAGGAGGAGCTATGTACGGCCCAGGCAACAGGATGAATCAAATGAACCCGATGCATCAGATGAATCAAATGAACCAGATGAATTCAATGAATCAAATGAATATGAATCAGATGAATTGCATGAATCAGATGAGCACTATGAATCAAATGAACTCCATGAATCAGATGGGCCATCCCGGTATGAATCAACACCAGCAGGGTCAGTTTCACGGTGGTGGCTATGGAATGGGCATGACAAGTCCCTCCCAAGGAAGCCCTGGTATGAACCCTGCTCAGCAGAATCTCATGGGCTCACCACGGATACGAGGGAGTCCTAAAATGGGTGCAAGTCCTTTCTCACCAGGAG gcatGCATTCTCCCATGGGTTCTGTGGGAATGGGCGGCAGTGGTGGATCTTCTGGTCCATCAGTTGGAAACACTTTCTCCAATAGTTCTTTGAATGCTCTCCAGGCCATCAGTGAAGGCGTTGGCTCTTCTCTACCTTCAGCTCTCAACTCACCTGCCCACAAATCTGACAGCTCTCCCAGCATCAACTCGACCCAGTCCAGTCAGCAAAGCCATACCGGCATCAGCAAACCCACCGCTGGGGACTCCAAGAGCCCATCAGGTGCTCACAGCACAGGTTTAGAGCAGCAACAGGCTTCTTCATCGGAGGCCACAGATAAACCAGACAGTCAGTCCAGCAAGGACGGTTCCACCGCGGCCGAAGCCAACCGAAGAGTCCCTGATGGCAAGGGTCACAAGAAGTTACTTCAGTTGCTCACATCCCCAACTGAAGAGATTGGGATTGGGTCTGGTGGACCTGTCCCAGGTCGTGCCTCCACTCCAATGGGCCCTGACTCAAAGGAGGCAGGAAGTGGCATGATGAGTCCTTCATCAACAGGAGTGTCCTCCTCATCGGGGAATAACGTAAATCAGCAAGGCTCAGGAGGAGTGTCATCCACGGCTTGTCCCGGTGGACAACACGGCTCTCACACCTTACAGGAGAAACACAAGATACTCCACAAACTTCTTCAAAATGGAAACACACCCGACGAGGTGGCTCGCATCACAGCCGAGGCCACTGGGAAGGCCTCTCTTGGTTCAGAGGTCCCAGGCGCTGACGGGAGGAATCTAGATCTCAAGCAGGAACAGCACAGCccgaaagaaggaaaaaaaccaCAAGCCCTCCTTCACTACCTCCTCAATAAGGACGACTCCAAAGAgcccaatgcagcagaggtcaaGCCAAAGCTGGAGGAGCTGGAAGGGAGAGGGGTCACTGGAGGGCAGGGGTCAGGGGTCACAACCTCAAATTCTAACAGCCAGGAGGGCAAAGTCAAGATCGAACCTCCCGATGAG cTGGATAATTTGGAGAGTATTCTCGGAGGTCTGAGGAATTCTGGTTCTGGAATGTTTGCTGATTCTGGAACTGGAGGAACGGAAGGGGGCAATAAGCAGGGAAATGGACCTAACAGCACCGCACATG ACCGGGAGGGTGTTGGTATGGGCTCTGGTCAACGTGTGCCCTTCCAGAGGGCTGTGTCTGTCGATGGTAAACCCCTGAGTGGTCCGGGCATGACTGGTAGGAGGAGCGCCCCTTCCTCTCTTGTCAAACAGGAGCATACTGACACCCTGATAGGCATGG GAGGTCCAAACAGGCCAATGGGAATGCCCAATCGGCCCCCAATGGCAGGTGCAGGAGACTGGGGAATGTCTGGTTCTGGTAGCCCTGTTGGACACCCTGGCATGGGTCGCACAGGCATCGACCACAATCCCAAGAGCATGATGGGAGGACCCATGGTTAACCGATCAAACAGTGTTCCTGCTACCAGATCTATGCTGCAGCAGCAGTTGATGGATATGG GGCCTTATGATGTAGGAATGGGTATGAATTCATTCAGTGGGCAGGCACCTCCACCACAGTCACCTTCGTGGCCAGACAGTGGGATGGGAATGGAGGGAGCACAGAATGCAAACAG GCTGCCTTTTAATAACTCTCTGGATGACCTTCTGGTCCCTCCGTCCACCACTGAGGGTCAGAGTGATGAGCGCGCTCTTCTGGACCAGCTGGACTCTCTACTCAACAACACCGACGTCATCGCTCTGGAGGAGATCGACCGTGCCCTTGGCATACCAGATCTCATCAACCAG GGTCATAGTTCAGACCAGCCCCCTCCGACGGACCCCTTCTCTGGTCCTTGTCCGGGACCTGACTCCTCTGTGGGTATGGACCCCAAGGGCATGTATGGGCAGGGCTACCCAGGCCCCCCTTCCATGGGAATGCAGGGTGGATATGGCCGTGgtcccaaccctggtcctggacCTGGTCCCATGCCAGGGCAGACTGGACCAGGGTTTAACCCCATGATGAGTCCGATGAATCAGCAGGGTGGCTTCCCCGGAATGGGTGGTATGGGCGCTATGCATCCTCGTGCTAATATGACAAGGCCTCGGATGGGGAATCCAACCAGATACCAGCTCCAGCAGAGACTGCAGGGACAGCAG TTTTTGAACCAGAGCAGGCAGGGCATGGGGATGAGGCCAGATAACAACCCTGCAGGAAACCCTGGAATGAGACCTACCATGCAGCCAGGCATGGGCGGCCAG CCTGGTTTTCTGAATGCACAGATGATGGCCCAGCGCAGCAGAGAAATGATGAATCTTCAAACAGAG ATGAGAAGacagaggatgatgatgatgatgcagcaGCAG CAGCAGCAGGTTGCAGCCGGAGGCTTCAGTCCCCCTCCTAATGTCACAGCTCCCACAGTAATGGACAACCCTATGGGTGGCCCGCCAATGACCCAGCCCGGCCAGC CATTTAACTATGGAGGCAGCTATG GTATGGGCCAGCAGGGGGATCCTTCATTTGTGGGAACAGGCAGCAGCCCCCCTAATAATATGATGTCTGGCCGTATGGGTGGCCCTCAGAATCCCATGATGCAACAGCACCCTCAGAGCAATCCCATGTACCAGTCTGCAGAGATGAAAGGCTGGGGACAGGGTCCTATGCCCATGAATAA TTCATACTCGCAGCAGCAATATCCCCAGCAGGGGGCGCCGGGACAGTATGGGGGAATGATGATGAACGGTTCCATGCAGGGAGGTGTAAATGGCAACGGTGCAGGACAGATGCCCCCAATGCAGGGCCAGATGGGCATGAACGCCATGGGTATGGGGCGCATGCCAATGGGACCCGATCAG AAGTACTGCTGA
- the LOC113110986 gene encoding DNA-binding protein inhibitor ID-1, whose amino-acid sequence MKVVGPTCALKSGKVGGEDVVRCLSDQSLAISKCKIPLLDEQMTMFLQDMNSCYSKLKELVPTLPTNKKASKVEILQHVIDYIWDLQVELDSKKNQSSAPRTPLTTLNAELASISVENGCSDDRIMCR is encoded by the exons ATGAAAGTTGTGGGACCTACCTGCGCGCTGAAGAGCGGCAAAGTTGGAGGGGAAGATGTTGTCCGCTGCCTCTCCGACCAGAGCCTGGCCATCTCCAAATGCAAGATCCCGCTGCTTGACGAGCAGATGACCATGTTTCTCCAGGACATGAACAGCTGCTACAGCAAACTGAAGGAACTGGTGCCCACGCTACCGACCAACAAGAAAGCCAGCAAGGTGGAGATCCTGCAGCACGTTATTGATTACATCTGGGACTTGCAGGTGGAGTTGGATAGCAAGAAGAACCAGAGCTCCGCTCCCAGAACTCCCCTGACGACCCTGAACGCGGAACTGGCCAGCATCTCTGTCgag AACGGCTGTTCAGATGACCGAATCATGTGCCGTTAA